A single Desulfuromonas sp. DNA region contains:
- a CDS encoding carbonic anhydrase translates to MEKLFRGITKFQLEDFEAHRDLFKKLGRTQQPHTLFIGCSDSRVVPNLITKTHPGELFTVRNIANIVPPYRITEEYVATTSAVEYAVQVLNVDTIVVCGHSNCGGCAALNAPADSLEHIPHVRKWLEASDEVKGRVDNLITSDSPEEREWLTEQINILVQMKNLLTYPYVQERFKDGKLNIFGWYYIIETGEIYNFNDENACFELIS, encoded by the coding sequence ATGGAGAAGCTCTTCAGGGGAATCACAAAGTTCCAGCTGGAAGATTTCGAGGCTCACCGCGATTTGTTTAAAAAACTTGGCAGGACTCAGCAGCCGCATACTCTCTTCATAGGCTGTTCCGACTCCCGGGTGGTTCCGAACCTGATCACCAAGACCCATCCCGGAGAGCTCTTCACGGTCAGGAATATCGCCAACATCGTCCCCCCTTACCGAATAACCGAAGAGTACGTCGCCACAACGTCGGCGGTCGAATATGCCGTTCAGGTCCTCAATGTCGATACCATTGTGGTCTGTGGCCATTCCAACTGCGGAGGCTGCGCCGCGCTAAATGCCCCGGCCGACTCCCTGGAACATATACCGCACGTGCGCAAATGGCTGGAGGCCTCCGATGAGGTCAAGGGGCGCGTCGACAACCTGATCACCAGCGATTCACCCGAGGAGCGCGAGTGGCTCACCGAGCAGATCAACATTCTGGTGCAAATGAAGAATCTGCTGACCTACCCCTATGTTCAGGAAAGATTCAAGGATGGCAAACTGAATATTTTCGGCTGGTATTACATCATCGAAACCGGCGAGATCTACAACTTCAACGATGAGAATGCCTGCTTCGAGCTGATTTCCTAA
- a CDS encoding J domain-containing protein, translating to MTFEVLQQALKTFGLSDRVSLRQIKTRHRELVKRFHPDGGDPDDPEQIRRINAAYQVLSEYCSGYKFSFSREEFFEQIPEERLREQFSSDPWGTR from the coding sequence ATGACCTTTGAAGTGCTGCAGCAGGCCCTGAAGACCTTCGGGCTCTCCGACCGGGTCTCATTGCGTCAGATCAAAACCAGGCACCGTGAGCTGGTCAAGCGCTTTCACCCCGACGGCGGCGACCCGGATGACCCTGAGCAGATCCGGCGCATCAACGCCGCCTACCAAGTTCTTTCGGAGTACTGCTCCGGCTACAAATTCTCCTTCTCCCGGGAGGAGTTTTTCGAACAGATACCTGAGGAGCGACTGCGCGAGCAGTTCTCCAGCGATCCGTGGGGAACCCGCTAG
- a CDS encoding branched-chain amino acid aminotransferase, which translates to MDMEILPLTEKKPLPKDESSLVFGKEFTDRMFLMEYQTGRGWHSARIKPYAPFILDPAAMVLHYAQEIFEGLKAFRREDGTVALFRPADNVARFNRGARRMCMPEVDEAFFLEAIKKLVKIEEEWVPRSEGTSLYIRPTMIATEPMLGVRPADQYYCYVILSPVGAYYKGGLAPVKIWISDHHVRAAHGGTGEVKTGGNYAASLYAAREAAAKGYDQVLWLDAKEKKYIEEVGSMNICFLYDGKLVTSPLHGTILDGITRRSVLALAREMGREVEERALSIDEIFAGAESGRLTEAFGTGTAVVVSPIGQFTYRDKTVVLGDGKTTGEFTKKLYDTLTDIQYGRVPDPHGWVETL; encoded by the coding sequence ATGGATATGGAAATCCTTCCCCTGACCGAGAAAAAACCTCTCCCCAAAGACGAGTCGAGTCTCGTCTTCGGCAAGGAGTTCACCGACCGGATGTTCCTCATGGAATACCAGACCGGTCGCGGCTGGCATTCGGCCCGGATTAAGCCCTATGCCCCCTTCATCCTCGACCCGGCGGCCATGGTCCTGCACTACGCCCAGGAGATTTTCGAGGGGCTCAAGGCCTTCCGCAGGGAAGACGGCACCGTCGCGCTGTTCCGTCCCGCGGACAACGTCGCCCGCTTCAACCGCGGCGCCCGGCGCATGTGCATGCCCGAAGTGGACGAGGCCTTTTTCCTGGAGGCCATCAAGAAGCTGGTCAAGATCGAGGAGGAGTGGGTGCCCCGCAGCGAGGGAACCAGCCTCTACATCCGGCCGACCATGATCGCCACCGAGCCGATGCTCGGGGTGCGACCCGCCGACCAGTACTACTGCTACGTCATCCTCTCCCCCGTTGGAGCCTACTACAAGGGGGGGCTGGCCCCGGTCAAGATCTGGATATCCGACCACCATGTGCGCGCCGCCCACGGCGGCACCGGCGAGGTCAAGACCGGTGGCAACTACGCCGCCAGCCTCTACGCCGCAAGGGAAGCGGCGGCCAAGGGGTACGACCAGGTCCTGTGGCTCGACGCGAAGGAGAAGAAATACATCGAGGAGGTCGGCAGCATGAACATCTGCTTCCTCTACGACGGCAAACTGGTCACCTCCCCCCTGCACGGCACCATCCTCGACGGCATCACCCGCCGTTCCGTCCTCGCCCTCGCCCGGGAGATGGGCCGGGAGGTTGAGGAGCGGGCCCTCTCCATCGACGAGATCTTCGCCGGCGCCGAGAGCGGCCGACTGACCGAAGCCTTCGGCACCGGGACCGCCGTCGTCGTCTCCCCCATCGGCCAGTTCACCTACCGGGACAAAACAGTCGTCCTGGGGGACGGCAAGACCACCGGCGAGTTCACCAAGAAACTCTACGACACCCTGACCGACATCCAGTACGGCCGCGTTCCCGATCCCCACGGCTGGGTCGA